In Curtobacterium sp. TC1, the following proteins share a genomic window:
- a CDS encoding App1 family protein — protein MPDPTPHEPSLAEPLLHRAARIEDAVQEFREHRARSRGLVPTVVPYTGYGAPGWVRILCRVLLTRRGLASDVSYAGVRGWKSFTSVAVDHAEVTVTAGGVSHVVETDRGGVVDTIVPIDLEPGWRTVRLSAGGGRDVEADVFVVHPDTRFGLLSDIDDTVMVTSLPRPMLAAWNSFVLTEHARRPVPGMSVLYERVQAQHPGSPTVYLSTGAWNVAPTLQRFLTRNMYPSGTLLLTDWGPTHDRFFRSGQLHKQQNLRRLAKDFPDVQWLLVGDDGQHDESLYGEFAREHPENVAGVAIRQLSTSEAVLAGGRSRAQERSRDTSAPWVYAPDGAGLWSELARVGLAEADASDPA, from the coding sequence ATGCCCGACCCGACGCCCCACGAGCCGTCGTTGGCCGAGCCGCTCCTGCACCGCGCGGCCCGCATCGAGGACGCCGTCCAGGAGTTCCGCGAGCACCGTGCCCGCAGCCGTGGCCTGGTCCCGACCGTCGTCCCCTACACGGGCTACGGCGCCCCCGGATGGGTCCGGATCCTGTGCCGTGTGCTGCTGACCCGCCGCGGTCTCGCCTCCGACGTCTCCTACGCCGGCGTCCGTGGGTGGAAGAGCTTCACGAGCGTCGCGGTCGACCACGCCGAGGTCACCGTCACCGCCGGCGGGGTCTCGCACGTCGTCGAGACCGACCGCGGTGGGGTCGTCGACACCATCGTGCCGATCGACCTCGAACCGGGCTGGCGCACCGTGCGCCTGTCGGCCGGCGGCGGCCGCGACGTCGAGGCCGACGTGTTCGTCGTGCACCCCGACACCCGCTTCGGCCTGCTGTCCGACATCGACGACACGGTGATGGTCACCTCGCTCCCCCGCCCGATGCTGGCCGCCTGGAACTCGTTCGTCCTCACCGAGCACGCCCGCCGCCCGGTGCCGGGCATGTCCGTGCTGTACGAACGCGTGCAGGCGCAGCACCCCGGCTCCCCGACGGTGTACCTGTCCACCGGTGCCTGGAACGTCGCCCCGACGCTGCAGCGCTTCCTGACCCGCAACATGTACCCGTCGGGCACACTCCTGCTCACCGACTGGGGCCCCACGCACGACCGCTTCTTCCGGAGCGGGCAACTGCACAAGCAGCAGAACCTCCGACGTCTGGCGAAGGACTTCCCGGACGTCCAGTGGCTGCTCGTGGGCGACGACGGCCAGCACGACGAGTCGCTGTACGGCGAGTTCGCCCGCGAACACCCCGAGAACGTCGCGGGCGTCGCGATCCGACAGCTGTCCACGAGCGAGGCGGTCCTCGCCGGTGGACGCTCCCGAGCGCAGGAGCGCTCCCGCGACACCTCGGCGCCGTGGGTCTACGCACCGGACGGCGCCGGACTCTGGTCCGAGCTCGCACGCGTCGGCCTCGCCGAGGCGGACGCCTCCGACCCGGCCTGA
- a CDS encoding TetR/AcrR family transcriptional regulator yields MLVTEVTNALPGGSSLLRNEPVQARSSARLAGLLDAAAAVIDEIGFERLTTAMVAERAGASIGTVYRYFPDRIAVVEALAIRCTQRLAARFVAALDASGAETWQQACDALIDETAELYRTEPGFRAIRFGDTADTGTGDAEDRMGALGAAVGQIMRDRFGLPDDERIARAWVVLAESGHAVLARAHRDRANPDTALIAEYRAMSRAHMESVVAAG; encoded by the coding sequence GTGCTCGTCACCGAGGTAACGAACGCTCTGCCGGGGGGATCATCACTGCTCAGGAACGAGCCGGTCCAAGCCCGCAGTTCGGCGCGCCTCGCGGGTCTGCTCGACGCTGCTGCCGCGGTGATCGACGAGATCGGTTTCGAACGACTCACGACCGCGATGGTCGCCGAACGGGCCGGGGCGTCCATCGGTACCGTCTACCGGTACTTCCCGGACCGCATCGCCGTGGTCGAGGCACTCGCCATCCGCTGCACGCAGCGCCTCGCGGCGCGCTTCGTCGCGGCGCTCGACGCGAGTGGCGCGGAGACCTGGCAGCAGGCCTGCGATGCGCTGATCGACGAGACGGCGGAGCTCTACCGCACCGAGCCGGGCTTCCGCGCGATCCGCTTCGGCGACACCGCGGACACCGGGACCGGTGACGCCGAAGACCGCATGGGGGCGCTCGGTGCCGCCGTCGGGCAGATCATGCGCGACCGGTTCGGTCTGCCCGACGACGAGCGCATCGCGCGGGCCTGGGTGGTGCTGGCCGAGTCCGGACACGCCGTGCTCGCACGGGCGCACCGCGACCGGGCGAACCCCGACACCGCGCTCATCGCCGAGTACCGCGCGATGAGCCGTGCGCACATGGAGTCGGTGGTCGCCGCCGGCTGA
- a CDS encoding ABC transporter ATP-binding protein, translating to MIEFRSVRKTYPDGTTAVDDFDLVIPSRTTTVFVGSSGCGKTTLLRMINRMVDPTSGSVQIDGSDVSGVDPVKLRRSIGYVMQNSGLLPHRKVVDNIATVPLLTGASKADARARALELMDTVGLDRAFADRYPSQLSGGQQQRVGVARGLAVDPNILLMDEPFGAVDPLVRNDLQDELIRLQRELGKTVVFVTHDIDEAFKLGDQVVILKKGGEIAQQGTPSEILAEPADDFVANFIGVGRGRRSLRVEHTPTGPIVVDGDGRAAGVLTGPVNVVDAAAAVQADPTSNQAGASQDAPGAPAQGGGTR from the coding sequence ATGATCGAGTTCCGCTCGGTTCGCAAGACCTACCCGGACGGCACCACCGCGGTCGACGACTTCGACCTCGTGATCCCGTCCCGGACCACCACCGTCTTCGTCGGTTCGAGCGGGTGCGGCAAGACGACGCTGCTGCGCATGATCAACCGGATGGTCGACCCCACCTCGGGTTCTGTGCAGATCGACGGCTCCGACGTCTCCGGCGTCGACCCGGTCAAGCTCCGTCGGAGCATCGGGTACGTCATGCAGAACTCCGGTCTGCTGCCGCACCGCAAGGTCGTCGACAACATCGCGACCGTGCCCCTGCTGACGGGGGCGTCGAAGGCCGACGCCCGCGCTCGTGCGCTCGAGCTCATGGACACCGTGGGACTCGACCGGGCGTTCGCCGACCGGTACCCGTCCCAGCTGTCCGGCGGGCAGCAGCAGCGTGTCGGTGTGGCCCGCGGGCTGGCCGTCGACCCGAACATCCTGCTCATGGACGAGCCCTTCGGCGCCGTCGACCCGCTGGTCCGCAACGACCTGCAGGACGAGCTCATCCGCCTGCAGCGCGAACTCGGCAAGACCGTCGTGTTCGTCACGCACGACATCGACGAGGCGTTCAAGCTCGGCGACCAGGTCGTCATCCTGAAGAAGGGCGGCGAGATCGCCCAGCAGGGCACGCCGTCCGAGATCCTTGCCGAGCCGGCCGACGACTTCGTCGCGAACTTCATCGGCGTGGGTCGTGGGCGTCGGTCGCTGCGGGTCGAGCACACCCCCACGGGCCCGATCGTCGTCGACGGTGACGGGCGCGCCGCCGGGGTCCTCACCGGACCGGTCAACGTCGTCGACGCCGCCGCCGCGGTGCAGGCCGACCCCACCTCGAACCAGGCCGGAGCGTCGCAGGACGCCCCGGGTGCTCCGGCGCAGGGTGGAGGCACCCGGTGA
- a CDS encoding ABC transporter permease, whose translation MKWVLANLDTIRDATVAHLAIAIPPIIIAFLLSIPIGWLVVRLQRPGGSRFASGVGSGIVTFAGLLYAIPSLALFVALPGIIGTGLQSPVNVVIGLTLYGLALMVRSTVDGLTSVDSGTKSASTAMGYSSAQRFFRVELPLAGPVLLAGLRVVSVSTISLTTVGAVLGIQSLGSLFTDGLGRGIYEEIISGIVMVLVLAFVLDGLLVLLGRIVMPWTRTASVSRRQTRRVLQTAEVSS comes from the coding sequence GTGAAGTGGGTGCTGGCGAACCTCGACACGATCCGTGACGCCACAGTCGCGCACCTGGCGATCGCCATCCCGCCGATCATCATCGCCTTCCTGCTGTCCATCCCCATCGGCTGGCTCGTCGTCCGGCTCCAGCGCCCCGGTGGATCGCGGTTCGCCTCCGGCGTCGGCAGCGGCATCGTGACGTTCGCCGGACTCCTCTACGCGATCCCGTCGCTGGCGCTGTTCGTGGCACTGCCGGGCATCATCGGCACCGGTCTGCAGAGCCCGGTCAACGTGGTGATCGGCCTGACGCTGTACGGCCTCGCCCTCATGGTCCGGTCGACGGTCGACGGGCTCACGTCGGTGGACTCCGGGACGAAGTCGGCATCGACCGCCATGGGGTACTCGTCGGCGCAGCGGTTCTTCCGCGTCGAACTGCCGCTCGCCGGGCCGGTGCTCCTCGCCGGGCTGCGGGTGGTGTCGGTCTCCACCATCTCGCTCACCACCGTCGGCGCGGTCCTCGGCATCCAGAGCCTCGGGTCGCTGTTCACGGACGGACTCGGCCGGGGCATCTACGAGGAGATCATCTCCGGCATCGTCATGGTCCTCGTGCTGGCGTTCGTGCTCGACGGTCTCCTCGTGCTGCTCGGCCGCATCGTGATGCCGTGGACCCGGACGGCCTCGGTGTCGCGCCGACAGACCCGTCGCGTGCTGCAGACCGCGGAGGTCTCCTCGTGA
- a CDS encoding ABC transporter permease has product MIIGQAFAWVFDPTNYSGYNAIPGRLWEHVWITLLAVVIASVIAVPIGYAIGHTRRARGFSIAVSGGIRALPTLGVLSLFGLLLGIGLQAPLLALVVLAIPSVLAGAYSGIESVEPVTVDAAKAQGMTGWQILWKVEVPLGLPLLIGGFRAAVLQVVATATLAAYVGAGGLGGYFFLGLKTQDYAEMLGASILVIALAIAFEIVFAVLQRASVPKGTADPSARQRQGSRERARNPIPEGNPS; this is encoded by the coding sequence GTGATCATCGGACAGGCCTTCGCCTGGGTCTTCGACCCCACCAACTACTCCGGCTACAACGCGATCCCCGGACGGCTCTGGGAGCACGTCTGGATCACCCTGCTCGCCGTCGTGATCGCCTCGGTGATCGCGGTGCCGATCGGGTACGCCATCGGCCACACACGCCGCGCACGGGGCTTCTCGATCGCCGTGTCCGGGGGGATCCGGGCACTGCCGACGCTCGGTGTGCTCTCCCTGTTCGGACTCCTGCTCGGCATCGGACTGCAGGCGCCGCTCCTGGCGCTCGTCGTGCTGGCGATCCCCTCGGTGCTGGCCGGCGCCTACTCGGGGATCGAGTCGGTCGAACCCGTGACCGTCGACGCCGCGAAGGCGCAGGGCATGACGGGCTGGCAGATCCTGTGGAAGGTCGAGGTCCCGCTCGGCCTGCCCTTGCTGATCGGCGGGTTCCGCGCGGCCGTGCTGCAGGTCGTCGCGACGGCCACGCTCGCCGCCTACGTCGGTGCCGGCGGCCTCGGCGGCTACTTCTTCCTCGGTCTGAAGACCCAGGACTACGCCGAGATGCTCGGCGCCTCCATCCTCGTGATCGCACTCGCGATCGCGTTCGAGATCGTGTTCGCCGTGCTGCAGCGTGCGTCGGTGCCCAAGGGCACCGCCGACCCGTCGGCCCGGCAGCGCCAGGGATCGCGCGAGCGAGCCCGCAATCCCATCCCGGAAGGAAATCCATCGTGA
- a CDS encoding ABC transporter substrate-binding protein, whose protein sequence is MITAKIRAGVAAALALGVAAALTGCASSDPLDSGSSASSDSKTIVVGSQQYYSNEIIAELYAQVLEKNGFEVERNFNIGQREVYIPQLEKGAIDVMPEYSGNLLQYFDKDSKAKTADEIDEGLETALPKGLRVLDEAEATDQDSYTVTKQFSEDNDVTSLADLKDVKSKLTVGANSEFQTRPYGPKGLKSVYGVDVDFKAVEDSGGALTVKALKDGTVQLADIYSADPSIKANDFVTLEDPENLILPQNVIPVVSDKVNDKAADAIDSVNEKLTPEALIELNTKSTADKEKASTIAKEFLTDEGLL, encoded by the coding sequence GTGATCACAGCAAAGATCCGTGCGGGCGTCGCAGCAGCGCTCGCACTGGGCGTCGCCGCCGCCCTGACCGGCTGCGCGTCGAGCGACCCGCTCGACAGCGGCTCCAGTGCGTCGTCCGACTCGAAGACGATCGTCGTCGGCTCGCAGCAGTACTACTCGAACGAGATCATCGCCGAGCTCTACGCACAGGTCCTCGAGAAGAATGGCTTCGAGGTCGAGCGCAACTTCAACATCGGGCAGCGCGAGGTCTACATCCCGCAGCTCGAGAAGGGCGCAATCGACGTCATGCCCGAGTACAGCGGCAACCTGCTGCAGTACTTCGACAAGGACTCCAAGGCGAAGACCGCCGACGAGATCGACGAGGGCCTCGAGACGGCGCTGCCGAAGGGCCTCCGGGTCCTCGACGAGGCCGAGGCGACCGACCAGGACAGCTACACCGTCACGAAGCAGTTCTCCGAGGACAACGACGTGACGAGCCTGGCCGACCTGAAGGACGTCAAGTCCAAGCTCACGGTCGGCGCGAACTCCGAGTTCCAGACCCGTCCGTACGGTCCGAAGGGCTTGAAGTCGGTCTACGGCGTCGACGTCGACTTCAAGGCGGTCGAGGACTCCGGCGGAGCCCTGACGGTCAAGGCGCTGAAGGACGGCACCGTCCAGCTCGCCGACATCTACAGCGCCGACCCGAGCATCAAGGCGAACGACTTCGTCACGCTCGAGGACCCGGAGAACCTCATCCTGCCGCAGAACGTCATCCCCGTCGTCTCCGACAAGGTGAACGACAAGGCCGCGGACGCGATCGACTCGGTCAACGAGAAGCTGACCCCCGAGGCCCTGATCGAGCTCAACACCAAGAGCACGGCGGACAAGGAGAAGGCGTCCACCATCGCCAAGGAGTTCCTGACGGACGAGGGCCTGCTGTAA